The following proteins are co-located in the Citrobacter freundii ATCC 8090 = MTCC 1658 = NBRC 12681 genome:
- the tag gene encoding DNA-3-methyladenine glycosylase I, which produces MQRCGWVSQDPLYIAYHDKEWGVPETDGKKLFEMICLEGQQAGLSWITVLKKRENYRHAFHHFDPEKVATMTEEDVERLVLDAGIIRHRGKIQAIIGNARAFLTMAQNGESFSEFVWSFVDNQPQVTRAANLSDIPTSTPASDALSKALKKRGFKFVGTTICYSFMQACGLVNDHVTSCICYPGEQHDS; this is translated from the coding sequence ATGCAGCGTTGCGGATGGGTCAGTCAGGATCCACTTTACATTGCCTACCACGACAAGGAATGGGGCGTCCCCGAAACCGATGGCAAAAAGCTGTTCGAAATGATCTGCCTCGAAGGCCAGCAGGCCGGGTTATCGTGGATTACCGTACTCAAGAAACGGGAAAATTATCGCCACGCTTTCCACCATTTTGACCCGGAAAAAGTGGCGACCATGACCGAAGAGGATGTGGAAAGGCTGGTACTGGATGCCGGCATAATTCGCCATCGCGGAAAAATTCAGGCCATTATCGGCAACGCTCGCGCCTTTCTGACGATGGCACAAAACGGAGAGTCGTTTAGCGAGTTCGTCTGGTCATTTGTTGATAACCAACCACAAGTGACCCGCGCCGCCAACCTGAGCGATATTCCCACCTCCACGCCTGCGTCAGACGCGCTGTCTAAAGCGTTAAAAAAACGCGGTTTTAAGTTTGTCGGCACCACCATTTGTTACTCCTTTATGCAGGCATGCGGCCTGGTCAACGATCATGTCACCAGCTGCATCTGTTATCCGGGAGAACAACATGATTCGTGA
- a CDS encoding LacI family DNA-binding transcriptional regulator has product MSKSTRATISDVAKAAKTGKTSISRYLNGEKHLLSDALLARIEQAIADLDYRPSLMARGLKHGRTRLIGLIIADITNPYSVNVLSGIEAACRDKGFTPLVCNTNNEVDQELHYLDLLRSYQVEGIVVNAVGMREEGLNRLQQSALPMVLIDRKIPDFACDMVGLDNTQAATVATEHLVEQGFEAILFLSEPLGMVNTRRERLSAFRATLAQYPGVIAQNAEVPLTDNTQLDETLRQFHQQHRGMRKAVISANGALTLQVARALKRIGLNWGSDIGLLGFDELEWAELAGVGITTLKQPTWQIGYTAVEQVVRRIDGGSAAIQEQVFSGELIVRGSTAR; this is encoded by the coding sequence ATGAGCAAATCAACACGGGCAACCATCAGCGATGTGGCGAAAGCCGCAAAAACCGGCAAGACCAGCATTTCACGCTATCTCAACGGTGAAAAGCACCTGCTTTCCGACGCGCTACTGGCCCGCATTGAACAAGCCATTGCCGATCTCGACTACCGTCCCAGCCTGATGGCAAGAGGACTGAAACACGGTCGTACCCGCCTGATTGGCCTGATCATCGCCGATATTACCAATCCCTACTCCGTCAACGTGTTAAGCGGCATTGAAGCCGCCTGCCGCGATAAAGGCTTTACCCCGCTGGTGTGTAACACCAACAACGAAGTGGATCAGGAACTGCATTATCTTGACCTGCTGCGCAGCTACCAGGTCGAAGGGATTGTGGTCAACGCCGTCGGGATGCGCGAAGAGGGGCTGAACCGCCTGCAGCAGTCTGCGCTGCCGATGGTGCTGATTGACCGTAAAATCCCCGATTTCGCCTGTGATATGGTCGGGCTGGATAACACCCAGGCGGCAACGGTTGCCACGGAACATCTGGTCGAACAAGGTTTTGAAGCCATCCTGTTCCTCAGCGAACCACTCGGCATGGTGAATACCCGCCGCGAACGCCTGAGCGCTTTTCGCGCCACCCTCGCACAGTACCCCGGCGTTATCGCGCAAAATGCCGAAGTCCCGCTCACGGACAATACGCAGCTGGACGAAACCCTGCGCCAGTTCCACCAGCAGCACCGGGGAATGCGCAAAGCTGTTATCTCAGCTAATGGCGCTCTCACACTACAGGTTGCCCGCGCCCTGAAACGCATTGGCCTTAACTGGGGCAGCGATATCGGCCTGCTCGGTTTTGACGAACTGGAATGGGCCGAACTGGCGGGCGTTGGTATTACCACGTTGAAACAACCTACCTGGCAGATTGGCTACACCGCCGTTGAGCAGGTTGTACGCCGGATCGATGGCGGCTCTGCTGCCATTCAGGAACAGGTCTTCTCCGGCGAACTGATCGTTCGCGGCTCTACCGCCCGTTAA
- a CDS encoding molybdopterin guanine dinucleotide-containing S/N-oxide reductase produces the protein MANSPAHYSVLTAAHWGPILVDTDGETVFSSRGALPTSHPNSLQTVVRDQVHSKTRVRFPMVRKGFLASPENPQGVRGQDEFVRVSWDDALNLIHTQHKRIRDSYGPASIFAGSYGWRSNGVLHKAATLLQRYMALAGGYTGHLGDYSTGAAQAIMPYVVGGNEVYQQQTSWPVVLENSEVVVLWSANPLNTLKIAWNASDEQGLAYFEALRDSGKRLICIDPMRSESVEFFGEKMEWIAPHMGTDVALMLGIAHTLVENGWHDEDFLARCTTGYDRFANYLLGKSDDVVKTAEWAAEICGIPATKIRELAAIFHQNTTMLMAGWGMQRQQYGEQKHWMIVTLAAMLGQIGTPGGGFGLSYHFANGGNPTRRAAVLASMQGSVKGGTDAVDKIPVARIVEALENPGGFYQHNGMDRHFPDIRMLWWAGGANFTHHQDTNRLIRAWQKPELVVISECFWTAAAKHADIVLPATTSFERNDLTMTGDYSNQHLVPMKQVVPPQDEARNDYDVFAELSERWEEGGYERFTEGKSELEWLETFYNIAGQRGASQQVTLPPFAEFWQRNALIEMPENAASAQFIRFADFRRDPQAHPLKTDSGKIEIYSARIAGYGYADCAGHPMWLEPDEWFGNAEPDQLQLLSAHPAHRLHSQLNYSALREQYAVADREPVTIHPQDAHARGIADGDTVRVWNQRGQVLAGAVVTAGIKPGVICIHEGAWPDLDLAANGICKNGAVNVLTKDLPSSKLGNGCAGNTALAWLEKYSGPTLTLTAFDPPASP, from the coding sequence TTGGCTAATTCACCCGCACATTACTCGGTGTTAACCGCCGCCCACTGGGGACCAATTCTCGTCGACACCGATGGTGAGACGGTTTTCTCCTCGCGTGGCGCGCTGCCCACTTCCCATCCCAACTCTTTGCAAACCGTGGTGCGCGACCAGGTTCACAGTAAAACGCGGGTACGTTTTCCAATGGTGCGTAAAGGCTTTCTCGCCTCGCCGGAGAATCCCCAGGGCGTGCGTGGGCAGGATGAATTTGTTCGCGTAAGTTGGGACGATGCGCTGAATCTTATCCATACGCAGCATAAACGCATCCGTGATAGCTACGGCCCGGCCTCGATTTTTGCCGGTTCCTATGGCTGGCGCTCTAACGGCGTGTTACACAAAGCGGCAACCCTGCTACAACGCTATATGGCGCTGGCAGGCGGTTATACCGGGCATCTGGGGGATTATTCGACGGGGGCTGCGCAGGCGATCATGCCGTACGTGGTGGGCGGTAACGAAGTTTACCAGCAGCAAACCAGCTGGCCTGTGGTGCTTGAGAACAGCGAGGTGGTGGTGTTATGGAGCGCTAATCCGCTGAATACACTGAAGATTGCCTGGAATGCGTCCGATGAGCAGGGGCTCGCTTACTTTGAGGCTTTGCGCGACAGCGGTAAACGGTTGATCTGTATCGATCCGATGCGATCGGAAAGCGTCGAATTCTTTGGCGAAAAGATGGAATGGATTGCCCCGCATATGGGGACCGACGTGGCGCTGATGCTGGGCATCGCGCATACGCTGGTGGAAAACGGCTGGCATGACGAGGATTTTCTCGCCCGGTGTACCACCGGCTATGACCGTTTTGCAAACTATCTGTTGGGTAAATCTGATGATGTTGTGAAAACGGCAGAGTGGGCTGCGGAGATTTGCGGTATACCCGCAACAAAAATACGCGAACTTGCGGCGATATTTCACCAAAATACCACCATGCTGATGGCCGGATGGGGGATGCAGCGCCAACAGTATGGTGAGCAGAAACACTGGATGATCGTCACCCTGGCCGCCATGCTCGGGCAAATCGGGACGCCAGGCGGCGGTTTTGGGCTGTCGTACCATTTTGCCAACGGAGGCAACCCAACGCGCCGGGCTGCGGTGCTGGCTTCAATGCAGGGCAGCGTTAAAGGCGGTACCGACGCGGTAGATAAAATCCCGGTGGCGCGAATTGTTGAAGCGCTGGAAAATCCCGGTGGTTTTTACCAGCACAACGGCATGGACCGCCATTTCCCGGACATCCGCATGTTGTGGTGGGCTGGTGGCGCTAACTTCACCCATCATCAAGACACTAACCGTTTAATTCGCGCCTGGCAAAAACCGGAGCTGGTGGTTATCTCGGAGTGTTTCTGGACCGCCGCAGCGAAGCATGCCGATATCGTACTGCCGGCGACCACCTCCTTTGAGCGCAATGATTTGACCATGACCGGCGACTACAGCAACCAGCACCTGGTGCCGATGAAGCAGGTTGTGCCGCCGCAGGACGAAGCGCGAAATGATTATGATGTTTTTGCCGAGCTGAGTGAACGCTGGGAAGAGGGCGGTTACGAGCGATTCACCGAAGGCAAAAGCGAGCTGGAATGGCTGGAGACGTTTTACAATATTGCCGGGCAACGTGGGGCCAGTCAGCAGGTGACATTGCCGCCTTTCGCCGAGTTTTGGCAGCGCAACGCCCTGATCGAAATGCCGGAAAATGCCGCCAGCGCGCAGTTTATCCGTTTTGCGGATTTTCGCCGCGACCCGCAGGCTCATCCGCTGAAAACGGACAGCGGAAAAATTGAAATCTACTCCGCGAGGATTGCTGGTTACGGCTACGCGGACTGTGCGGGGCACCCGATGTGGCTGGAGCCGGATGAGTGGTTCGGTAACGCCGAACCGGACCAGCTACAGCTGCTTTCCGCCCATCCGGCGCACCGTTTGCATAGTCAGCTTAACTACAGTGCGCTACGTGAGCAGTACGCGGTAGCGGATCGTGAGCCGGTAACGATTCATCCGCAGGATGCCCACGCACGCGGCATTGCGGATGGCGATACGGTCAGGGTGTGGAACCAGCGTGGTCAAGTTCTGGCGGGCGCGGTGGTGACGGCGGGTATTAAACCCGGCGTTATCTGTATTCATGAAGGCGCCTGGCCTGATTTGGATCTCGCAGCGAACGGTATTTGTAAAAATGGCGCCGTCAACGTGCTGACCAAAGATCTCCCCAGCTCGAAGCTGGGGAATGGCTGCGCGGGCAACACCGCGCTGGCGTGGCTTGAAAAATACAGCGGACCCACGTTGACGCTTACGGCGTTTGATCCGCCTGCCAGCCCATAA
- a CDS encoding DUF3053 domain-containing protein, with amino-acid sequence MATGKSCSRWFAPVLALLMVVGLSGCFDKEGDQRKAFIDFLQNTAMRSGERLPTLTADQKKQFGPFVSDYAILYGYSQQVNQAMDSGLRPVVDSVNAIRVPQDYVTQREPLRQANGALGVLGQQLQNAKLQADAAHGALKQGEDLKPVFDQVYNKVVTVPAEALQPLIPAAQIFTQQLVQVGDFVAQQDTQVSFVANGIQFPTSQQASQYNTLIGPLASQHQAFNQAWTAAVNAAQ; translated from the coding sequence ATGGCGACAGGTAAGTCCTGCTCTCGCTGGTTTGCGCCTGTTTTGGCGCTCTTAATGGTAGTTGGCCTGAGTGGGTGTTTTGATAAAGAAGGCGATCAACGCAAAGCGTTTATCGATTTTCTGCAGAATACTGCAATGCGTAGCGGAGAGCGTTTACCAACGCTGACCGCCGATCAGAAAAAACAGTTTGGCCCGTTTGTGTCCGATTACGCGATTCTGTATGGCTATTCGCAGCAGGTTAATCAGGCGATGGACTCCGGTCTGCGTCCGGTGGTTGATAGCGTAAATGCGATTCGTGTTCCTCAGGATTATGTGACTCAGCGTGAGCCGCTGCGTCAGGCAAATGGTGCGCTAGGTGTATTAGGGCAACAGTTGCAGAATGCGAAACTACAGGCAGATGCTGCGCATGGCGCGCTGAAGCAGGGCGAAGATCTGAAGCCGGTCTTTGACCAGGTTTACAATAAAGTCGTCACTGTACCTGCAGAGGCGTTACAGCCGCTGATCCCTGCAGCGCAAATCTTCACGCAGCAGTTAGTGCAGGTTGGTGATTTTGTGGCGCAGCAGGATACGCAGGTGAGCTTTGTCGCCAACGGTATCCAGTTCCCAACGTCACAGCAGGCAAGTCAGTACAACACGCTGATTGGCCCGTTGGCTTCTCAACATCAGGCATTTAACCAGGCCTGGACTGCTGCGGTGAATGCCGCTCAGTAA
- a CDS encoding MFS transporter has protein sequence MNSSTNAAKRWWYIMPIVFITYSLAYLDRANFSFASAAGINEDLGITKGISSLLGALFFLGYFFFQIPGAIYAERRSVRKLIFVCLILWGACASLTGMVSNIPMLAAIRFILGVVEAAVMPAMLIYISNWFTKSERSRANTFLILGNPVTVLWMSVVSGYLIQALGWREMFIIEGFPAIIWAFCWWVLVKDKPSQVGWLSESEKAALQAQLEKEQQGIKAVRNYSEAFRSRNVILLCMQYFTWSIGVYGFVLWLPSIIRNGGANLGMVEVGWLSSVPYLAATAAMILVSWASDKLQNRKLFVWPLLLIAAFAFIGSWAVGADHFWISYTLLVIAGAAMYAPYGPFFAIIPEMLPRNVAGGAMALINSMGALGSFFGSWFVGYLNGATGSPSASYIFMGVALFVSVWLTLIVKPANNQQLPIGARHA, from the coding sequence ATGAATAGCTCAACAAATGCAGCAAAACGCTGGTGGTACATCATGCCAATCGTGTTTATCACGTACAGCCTGGCGTATCTCGACCGCGCGAACTTCAGCTTCGCCTCCGCCGCCGGTATCAACGAGGATCTCGGCATTACTAAAGGGATCTCTTCCCTGCTGGGCGCGCTGTTTTTCCTCGGCTATTTCTTCTTCCAGATCCCAGGCGCGATTTACGCCGAGCGTCGCAGCGTACGAAAACTGATTTTTGTCTGTCTGATCCTCTGGGGTGCCTGTGCGTCGTTAACCGGCATGGTCAGCAATATTCCAATGCTTGCCGCCATCCGCTTTATTCTTGGCGTCGTTGAAGCCGCGGTCATGCCCGCAATGCTGATTTATATCAGTAACTGGTTTACGAAGTCCGAGCGTTCGCGTGCAAACACTTTCCTGATCCTCGGTAACCCGGTTACCGTCCTGTGGATGTCCGTGGTTTCCGGGTATCTGATCCAGGCGCTGGGCTGGCGGGAAATGTTCATCATCGAGGGCTTCCCGGCCATCATCTGGGCGTTCTGCTGGTGGGTGCTGGTAAAAGACAAACCGTCTCAGGTCGGTTGGCTGTCAGAATCTGAAAAAGCCGCCCTTCAGGCACAACTGGAAAAAGAGCAGCAAGGAATCAAAGCCGTACGGAACTATAGCGAGGCTTTCCGCTCACGTAACGTCATCCTGCTGTGTATGCAGTATTTCACCTGGAGTATTGGCGTCTATGGTTTTGTCCTGTGGCTGCCGTCGATTATCCGCAACGGCGGTGCAAATCTGGGGATGGTTGAGGTTGGCTGGCTGTCATCCGTACCTTATCTGGCGGCGACTGCGGCGATGATCCTCGTTTCCTGGGCCTCCGATAAACTGCAAAATCGTAAGCTGTTTGTCTGGCCACTGTTACTGATAGCTGCTTTCGCTTTTATCGGCTCCTGGGCCGTGGGCGCAGACCACTTCTGGATTTCTTACACGCTGTTGGTTATTGCGGGTGCGGCAATGTATGCCCCTTATGGTCCTTTCTTTGCCATCATTCCGGAAATGCTGCCGCGTAACGTTGCCGGGGGGGCAATGGCGCTGATTAACAGTATGGGCGCACTAGGCTCATTCTTTGGTTCATGGTTTGTCGGCTACCTCAATGGCGCTACCGGCAGCCCGTCCGCCTCGTACATTTTTATGGGGGTAGCGCTTTTTGTCTCAGTATGGCTAACTCTCATTGTTAAGCCTGCTAATAATCAACAGCTACCTATTGGCGCACGCCACGCTTAA
- the ghrB gene encoding glyoxylate/hydroxypyruvate reductase GhrB, translating to MKPSIILYKALPDDLLHRLEEHFTVTRVPNLRPETVAQHAEAFANAEGLLGSSEAVNTALLEKMPKLRATSTISVGYDNFDVDALNARKVLLMHTPTVLTETVADTVMALVLSTARRVVEVAERVKVGEWTKSIGPDWFGTDVHHKTLGIVGMGRIGLALAQRAHFGFSMPILYNARRHHQEAEERFNARYCDLDTLLQESDFVCLILPLTDETHHLFSTEQFAKMKSSAIFINAGRGPVVDEKALIAALQNGEIHAAGLDVFEQEPLPADSPLLSLPNVVAVPHIGSATHETRYNMAACAVDNLIDSLQGRVEKNCVNPQVAR from the coding sequence ATGAAGCCGTCCATTATTCTCTATAAAGCGTTACCTGACGATTTACTGCATCGCCTGGAAGAGCATTTTACTGTGACTCGTGTGCCTAACCTGCGCCCGGAAACGGTCGCACAGCACGCCGAAGCGTTTGCCAATGCGGAAGGTCTACTGGGCTCCAGTGAAGCCGTCAATACCGCTCTACTGGAGAAAATGCCGAAACTGCGTGCGACCTCCACGATTTCCGTCGGCTATGACAACTTCGACGTCGATGCCCTTAACGCGCGTAAGGTACTGTTGATGCACACGCCAACCGTACTGACAGAAACCGTCGCCGATACGGTGATGGCGCTGGTGTTAAGCACCGCTCGCCGCGTGGTAGAAGTGGCTGAACGGGTGAAGGTCGGTGAATGGACCAAAAGTATCGGCCCGGACTGGTTCGGTACGGATGTGCACCACAAAACGCTGGGGATTGTCGGCATGGGCCGTATTGGCTTGGCGCTGGCACAACGTGCGCATTTCGGCTTTAGCATGCCGATTCTCTATAATGCGCGCCGTCATCATCAGGAAGCAGAAGAACGCTTCAATGCGCGCTACTGCGATCTTGATACGCTGTTACAAGAATCCGATTTTGTCTGCCTGATCCTGCCGTTAACCGACGAAACGCATCATCTGTTCAGCACCGAACAGTTTGCCAAAATGAAGTCTTCCGCCATTTTCATTAACGCCGGACGTGGGCCGGTGGTCGATGAAAAAGCACTGATTGCCGCCCTGCAAAACGGCGAAATTCATGCCGCTGGTCTGGATGTGTTTGAGCAGGAGCCATTACCGGCAGACTCACCGCTGCTGTCGCTGCCAAACGTGGTTGCTGTGCCGCACATTGGTTCAGCCACGCACGAAACGCGCTATAACATGGCGGCCTGTGCGGTGGATAACTTAATCGATTCGCTGCAAGGACGCGTTGAGAAGAACTGCGTAAACCCGCAGGTCGCGCGATAA
- a CDS encoding sugar phosphate isomerase/epimerase family protein: protein MKRKIMVVTAAYGHDQVRAAGGQTAMLPIIAEAGADGVEIRRELLTDAELHTLSTVASAIEIFGLLACYSAPEPLFLEDGSLNPRLPALLEEAQALQALWLKVSLGHFSHTEQFNVLREWLDNSGMELVVENDQTACGRLKPMQRFNEACQTQNLPISLTFDMGNWLWVGDSPEQAAQKLASTVGYIHVKAAVAHRDSYRAVPPDAADPRWLTLLKTLPGDVPRGIEFPLEGQDLAAVTRRYVELLREE from the coding sequence ATGAAAAGAAAAATTATGGTGGTCACCGCCGCTTACGGCCACGACCAGGTACGGGCCGCTGGCGGGCAAACGGCAATGCTGCCCATTATCGCTGAAGCCGGTGCTGACGGCGTCGAAATCCGCCGCGAATTGCTGACCGACGCCGAGCTGCACACGCTGTCTACGGTGGCATCTGCTATCGAAATCTTCGGCCTGCTGGCCTGTTACTCAGCGCCTGAGCCGTTGTTCCTTGAGGACGGTAGCCTCAATCCCCGACTTCCTGCGCTACTTGAAGAAGCACAGGCCCTGCAGGCGCTATGGCTAAAAGTCTCCCTCGGCCATTTCTCCCATACAGAACAGTTCAACGTGTTACGTGAATGGCTGGACAACAGCGGAATGGAACTGGTTGTCGAAAACGATCAGACCGCCTGCGGACGCCTGAAGCCGATGCAGCGCTTTAACGAAGCCTGCCAGACGCAAAATCTGCCGATATCTCTGACCTTCGATATGGGCAACTGGCTGTGGGTGGGCGACTCCCCGGAACAGGCGGCGCAGAAACTGGCGTCAACCGTTGGGTATATCCATGTCAAAGCCGCCGTTGCACATCGCGACAGCTACCGTGCCGTACCGCCTGATGCAGCCGATCCGCGCTGGCTGACGCTGTTGAAAACGCTGCCGGGCGATGTTCCACGCGGCATTGAGTTTCCCCTGGAAGGGCAGGATTTGGCGGCGGTTACCCGCCGTTACGTCGAGTTGTTACGCGAGGAGTAA
- a CDS encoding OmpA family lipoprotein has translation MKKRVFVIAAIVSGALAVSGCTTNPYTGEREAGKSGIGAGIGSLVGAGIGALSSSKKDRGKGALIGAAAGAAVGGGVGYYMDVQEAKLRDKMQGTGVSVTRSGDNIILNMPNNVTFDSSSANLKPAGANTLTGVAMVLKEYNKTAVNVLGFTDSTGSQDLNMRLSQQRADSVASALITQGVAANRIRTQGMGPSNPIASNSTAEGKAQNRRVEITLSPMQ, from the coding sequence ATGAAGAAACGTGTTTTTGTTATTGCTGCCATTGTGAGCGGCGCCCTGGCGGTTTCTGGCTGCACAACAAACCCTTACACCGGCGAACGCGAAGCAGGTAAATCCGGCATTGGCGCGGGTATTGGCTCTCTGGTCGGCGCGGGCATTGGCGCACTCTCTTCTTCGAAGAAAGATCGCGGTAAAGGCGCACTGATTGGCGCAGCGGCGGGTGCGGCCGTTGGCGGCGGTGTCGGTTATTACATGGACGTGCAGGAAGCCAAACTGCGCGACAAAATGCAGGGAACGGGCGTCAGCGTGACGCGTAGTGGCGATAACATCATTCTGAATATGCCGAATAACGTCACCTTCGACAGCAGTAGCGCCAACCTGAAACCTGCTGGTGCCAACACCCTGACCGGCGTGGCAATGGTACTGAAAGAGTACAATAAAACCGCCGTCAACGTGCTGGGCTTCACCGACAGCACCGGCAGCCAGGATCTGAATATGCGTCTGTCTCAGCAACGCGCGGACTCCGTGGCCAGCGCCTTAATCACGCAAGGGGTTGCCGCTAATCGTATCCGCACTCAGGGCATGGGTCCGTCAAATCCGATCGCCAGCAACAGCACGGCGGAAGGTAAAGCGCAGAACCGTCGCGTAGAGATTACGTTGAGTCCTATGCAGTAA
- a CDS encoding autotransporter outer membrane beta-barrel domain-containing protein — MLIRNSSGRQRLTLASVIVCALSINTAYGWQQEYIVDALSGHTAERYTWDSDHQPRYNDILEERIRSTQNVAGPVVNLADETPMDATSGMSMGWNFPLSRQVTTGPVAALHYDGSTTSTYNEFGDSATSATQNDPLWHASVSSLGWRVNSQFGDVRPWAQISYNQQFGENIWKAQSGLSRMTAAGQDGNWVDVTVGADMLLNPHMAAYAALSQAENSTNNSDYMYTMGVSAKF, encoded by the coding sequence ATGCTTATAAGAAACAGTAGTGGTCGCCAAAGGTTAACTCTGGCGAGCGTCATAGTTTGTGCGCTGTCCATCAATACAGCATATGGCTGGCAACAAGAATATATCGTTGATGCGCTGTCAGGGCATACGGCTGAACGTTATACATGGGACAGCGATCACCAACCACGTTATAACGACATTCTGGAAGAACGTATTCGTTCCACTCAGAACGTGGCGGGGCCCGTGGTGAATCTGGCGGATGAGACACCAATGGATGCCACCAGCGGCATGAGTATGGGCTGGAACTTCCCGCTTTCAAGGCAGGTGACAACCGGTCCGGTTGCCGCGCTGCATTATGACGGTTCCACCACATCTACTTACAACGAATTTGGCGATAGCGCGACGTCGGCAACGCAGAACGATCCGCTGTGGCATGCCAGCGTGAGCTCGTTGGGCTGGCGAGTCAATTCGCAGTTCGGTGATGTGCGACCGTGGGCGCAAATCAGCTATAACCAGCAGTTTGGCGAAAATATCTGGAAGGCGCAGTCGGGTCTCAGTCGCATGACGGCGGCGGGTCAGGACGGTAACTGGGTAGATGTTACCGTCGGTGCGGATATGCTGTTGAACCCGCACATGGCGGCTTACGCGGCGCTGTCGCAGGCGGAAAATAGCACCAACAACAGCGACTATATGTACACCATGGGAGTGAGCGCCAAATTTTAA
- a CDS encoding N-acetyltransferase has product MIRESKAEDISAILTLWMESTIHAHPFIEERYWRESESVVRDVYLPAAQTWVWEEEGELKGFVSVIDDRFLGALFVAPAAIRSGIGKALVQHVQQRFSLLSLEVYQKNQSAVNFYHALGFRIEDGAWQEETHHPTWIMGWQADQTP; this is encoded by the coding sequence ATGATTCGTGAATCAAAGGCTGAAGATATATCAGCGATTCTGACGCTGTGGATGGAAAGCACAATCCATGCCCATCCGTTTATCGAAGAGCGCTACTGGCGCGAAAGTGAATCAGTGGTGCGGGATGTTTATCTGCCAGCCGCGCAAACCTGGGTGTGGGAAGAAGAAGGCGAGCTCAAAGGTTTTGTCAGCGTCATTGATGACCGCTTCCTCGGCGCGCTGTTTGTCGCGCCTGCCGCCATCAGAAGCGGGATCGGCAAAGCGCTGGTGCAGCATGTGCAGCAGCGCTTTTCGTTACTCAGCCTGGAGGTCTACCAGAAGAATCAATCCGCGGTGAACTTCTACCATGCGCTGGGTTTTCGCATTGAAGACGGCGCATGGCAGGAAGAGACTCACCATCCCACGTGGATTATGGGCTGGCAGGCGGATCAAACGCCGTAA
- a CDS encoding sugar kinase → MKKSLDVVTIGEAMAMFVATQTGELADVEQFIKRVAGAELNVATGLARLGLKVGWVSRVGNDSFGRFIVKSLEKEGIDAQGVTQDERYATGFQLKSKVENGTDPIVEYFRKGSAASHLSIEDYHEAYFASARHLHLSGVAAALSASSYELLAHTARTLKAQGKTISFDPNLRPVLWKSEAEMVEKLNRLAFQADWVLPGLKEGMILTGQQTPEAIADFYLRHGVKAVIIKTGADGAWYKAANGEQGCVAPVKVDNVVDTVGAGDGFAVGVISALLEGRSLHQAVTRGNKIGALAIQVQGDSEGLPTREQLGE, encoded by the coding sequence ATGAAAAAGTCACTGGATGTGGTAACGATTGGTGAAGCGATGGCGATGTTTGTCGCCACGCAAACCGGCGAACTGGCGGATGTGGAGCAGTTTATCAAGCGCGTTGCTGGCGCTGAACTCAATGTGGCGACCGGTCTTGCCCGGCTGGGCCTGAAGGTCGGTTGGGTAAGCCGTGTAGGCAACGACAGTTTTGGCCGTTTTATCGTTAAGTCGCTGGAAAAAGAAGGGATTGATGCGCAGGGAGTCACCCAGGACGAGCGTTACGCTACCGGCTTTCAGCTTAAATCTAAGGTCGAAAATGGAACCGATCCCATTGTGGAATACTTCCGCAAAGGTTCCGCTGCCAGCCACCTCAGCATTGAGGATTATCACGAAGCCTACTTCGCCAGCGCGCGCCACCTGCACCTGAGCGGCGTAGCGGCGGCACTTTCTGCCAGCTCTTATGAACTGTTAGCCCATACCGCCCGCACACTGAAAGCACAAGGGAAGACCATCTCGTTCGACCCGAATTTACGCCCTGTGCTGTGGAAAAGCGAAGCCGAGATGGTGGAAAAACTGAACCGTTTGGCATTCCAGGCCGACTGGGTTTTGCCTGGATTAAAAGAGGGCATGATTTTAACCGGTCAGCAGACGCCTGAAGCCATCGCCGACTTTTATCTGCGCCACGGGGTGAAGGCCGTGATCATCAAAACAGGGGCCGATGGCGCCTGGTATAAAGCCGCCAACGGCGAGCAGGGCTGCGTCGCACCGGTAAAAGTCGACAACGTGGTCGACACCGTCGGCGCAGGCGATGGCTTTGCGGTCGGCGTTATCAGCGCCCTGCTGGAAGGTCGCTCGCTGCATCAGGCGGTGACCCGCGGCAATAAAATTGGCGCTCTGGCCATTCAGGTTCAGGGCGACAGCGAAGGATTACCCACACGTGAACAATTAGGGGAATAA